DNA from Chloroflexota bacterium:
GAAAGATTTAGTCAACGCCATCAAATCTAATTCGTAGAATGCCTTACATCTCCCCCACCCATAAGTTGGTAGACAGCTTATGATTCCATATGCTGCCTGACGGCGTAGACGACCAGTTCGCGGCGATATTCAATTCCAAGAATATCCATCATATTTGAAATATGGACGCGCACAGTAGCATCAGCAATATGCAATGTCGTTGCAATTTGTTGATTCGTAAATCCTTGCCCGATAAGCGCAAGCACATCTCGTTGCCGTCTGGTTAGCGCCTCACTACCCGAATGGGCTTTCCCAGAGTGCGACTCCCGCACGGTATTCATCAACTTGGCGGCGATCTTCGGCGGCAAATAGGCTTCTCCCGCACCTACCGTTCGGATTGCCTGGAGCAATTCGTCGCGCTGGGCATTTTTGGTGATAAACCCCAATGCGCCCAGTTGCACAGCTTGCAGAATGTCTGCTTCTTTATCCAAACTGCTGAGGACAAGAATACGAATGTCCGGTAATAAATTGGTTAAAGCCTGAATCGCTTCCAACCCAGTCATCTCTGGCATCATCAAGTCCATTAGCACAACATCGGTCTCAACCCGGGGAATCAAGTGCAAGGCTTCTTTGCCATTGATGGCCTCACCTGCAATTTTCATATCGAAGGCTGCTTCTATTGCCATTTCCAGCGCATTGCGCATGAGTGGGTGATCATCAACGATAAATACGCGTATGGTTTTCATGAACTTGAACCTATTCCTCCGATTCGGCAGTTGGGATGCAATCTAAGTTAATTTGCGCATGGATCGTGGCCCCGCCCCCGGGTTTCGAGTCAATCTTCAACAAGCCTCCC
Protein-coding regions in this window:
- a CDS encoding response regulator transcription factor, which encodes MKTIRVFIVDDHPLMRNALEMAIEAAFDMKIAGEAINGKEALHLIPRVETDVVLMDLMMPEMTGLEAIQALTNLLPDIRILVLSSLDKEADILQAVQLGALGFITKNAQRDELLQAIRTVGAGEAYLPPKIAAKLMNTVRESHSGKAHSGSEALTRRQRDVLALIGQGFTNQQIATTLHIADATVRVHISNMMDILGIEYRRELVVYAVRQHMES